The nucleotide window GGTTTCATAAGTTCTTGCGACTGTTTTTCGCGGCAGCATCCGTCGTTATTTTATTGACGGCGGCAGTCAGCGCCGCCGTCAGAATTGTCGTACCGGAGAAGGGCACCTTTCTCCTCGTCGATCTTGATACATGCCGTCTGACGGTGTACGTGGACGGCGTCATCATTGAAACATTTCCCGTCTCCGGCGGTCAGCCTCAATCCCCGTCGCCTGTCGGGACGTGGATGGTAACAGAAATCGCCGATTGGGGCGAAGGCTTCGGCGGCAGCTGGATCGGCCTAAACGTGCCGTGGGGCCAATACGGCATCCACGGGACAATTGAACCATGGAGTCTCGGTGCCTATAACGCCTCAAAGGGCTGCATCCGTATGCATAACGACGATGTCGCCATCGTAAAAAATCTTGTGACCCTGGGTACAATTGTGCATATTAAATTTGATGGGATGCCTTTTCGCGCCATGGAAAGCGGCATGATTGGCAGCGATGTTTTCAGCGTCCAGCAGACGCTCCATCAGCTTGGGTATTATCCCGCCGCTGCCGACGGCGTCTTCGGCGACGTCACGGAAAACGCCGTCCGCGCTTTTCAGAAAATAAATCACCTAGCGGTGGACGGCATTGTCGGCCGCCGGACATACGAGAAGCTCGTGCGACTGTCTAAGGAACAAAAAAACAGTCCCGTTTTGA belongs to Oscillospiraceae bacterium CM and includes:
- a CDS encoding peptidoglycan-binding protein, which encodes MRLFFAAASVVILLTAAVSAAVRIVVPEKGTFLLVDLDTCRLTVYVDGVIIETFPVSGGQPQSPSPVGTWMVTEIADWGEGFGGSWIGLNVPWGQYGIHGTIEPWSLGAYNASKGCIRMHNDDVAIVKNLVTLGTIVHIKFDGMPFRAMESGMIGSDVFSVQQTLHQLGYYPAAADGVFGDVTENAVRAFQKINHLAVDGIVGRRTYEKLVRLSKEQKNSPVLIPAQ